From a single Schistosoma mansoni strain Puerto Rico chromosome 4, complete genome genomic region:
- a CDS encoding putative slit, producing MCNSCHLQTNIEIFHCSHYGLTTLPGYIHENTIELNLSYNLIEILHEDSFTRLHNIQKLILAHNKIYKITERAFLPIMNSLIWLDLRFNQLISNYHNPFPVLAFSQLVYVSYLDLSGNELNYLPARFLYGMGMSLKRLEMSLLSNKIYTEPDTFDGLNRLHHLNLAYNIFANLMEDALNGLRPEHFSYLNLEGVKWTCDCHILWFRQWLNRLPKKALYINSKPGGECVSPSQYQHMALMYLNLTSLQCEPELMHTIPSHHDDKNDKNSVKRNLTDRVTTPIHVYGIEGENLTLVCSFISEPKMYIQWFYNGILIQPHWSHVIQTISPGIKFTTTLFFKQLDKTTDEGYYKCQASNYKGQASATFYVHVQKPIEQRTPSPQSSDMGYLTSNASQNCESLIDLNPNHNEYNSSIKQLKPRVYYTLGVRSGNHSPELIYSLNNTNEKHHLTCSIDQDYSISDNSLSPKQMSCSPESYSFHQHSDKHQYGSQNTNVYHDKTFNQTSCPIHGLINKNENDFNPAYLIQNQNNSDCPIHGSKSFTNLGKSFYKNEYKLNKSKQYPNKSLSLNLNYSNRTFLESIKMNSLDETCDDIKNLQQHHRINCT from the exons aTGTGTAATTCATGTCATTTACAAACAAACATTGAAATATTCCATTGTTCCCATTATGGATTAACAACATTACCTGGATATATCCATGAAAATACAATTGAATTAAATTTATCCTATAATCTTATAGAAATATTACATGAAGATAGTTTTACACGTTTACATAATatacaaaaattaattttagctcataataaaatctataaaattactgaacgTGCCTTTTTAccaataatgaattcattaatatGGTTAGATTTAAGATTTAATCAATTAATATCAAATTATCATAATCCATTCCCTGTATTAGCATTTTCTCAACTTGTTTATGTAAGTTATTTAGATTTAAGTGGTAATGAATTGAATTATTTACCAGCAAGATTTTTATATGGTATGGGTATGAGTTTAAAACGATTAGAAatgagtttattatcaaataaaatttatacaGAACCAGATACATTTGATGGTTTAAATCGATTGCATCATTTAAATTTAGCTTATAATATATTTGCTAATCTTATGGAAGATGCATTGAATGGTCTAAGACCAGAAcatttttcttatttaaatTTAGAAGGTGTAAAATGGACATGTGATTGTCACATATTATGGTTTCGTCAATGGTTAAATCGATTACCAAAGAAAGCTTTATATATTAATTCAAAACCTGGTGGAGAATGTGTTTCGCCATCACAATATCAACATATGGCATTAATGTATTTAAATTTAACCTCATTACAATGTGAACCGGAATTAATGCATACTATACCATCTCATCatgatgataaaaatgataAGAATAGCGTGAAAAGGAATCTAACTGATCGTGTTACCACACCAATTCATGTATATGGTATAGAAGGTGAAAATTTGACTTTGGTTTGTTCATTTATTAGTGAACCAAAAATGTATATTCAATGGTTTTACAATGGGATATTAATACAACCACATTGGTCACATGTTATTCAAACTATTAGTCCTGGAATAAAATTTACGACTAcattattttttaaacaattagATAAAACTACAGATGAAGGTTATTACAAATGTCAAGCTAGTAATTATAAAGGTCAGGCTTCAGCTACATTCTATGTTCATGTTCAAAAACCGATCGAACAAA GAACACCTTCACCACAAAGTAGTGATATGGGTTATTTGACGTCAAATGCATCTCAAAATTGTGAAAGTCTGATTGATTTAAATCCAAATCATAATGAATATAATTCTTCAATAAAACAGTTAAAACCTAGAGTTTATTATACATTAGGTGTAAGATCTGGAAATCATTCACCTGAATTAATTTACTCCTTAaataatacaaatgaaaaacacCATTTGACATGTTCAATTGATCAGGATTATTCAATATCTGATAACTCATTATCACCGAAACAAATGTCTTGTTCTCCTGAATCATATTCATTTCATCAACATTCTGACAAGCATCAGTATGGTAGTCAAAATACAAATGTTTATCATGATAAGACATTTAATCAAACTTCCTGTCCAATACATGGAttaataaataagaatgaaaatgatttcaatccagcttatttaatacaaaatcaaaataattctgACTGTCCAATACATGGAAGTAAATCTTTCACAAATTTAGGCAAAtctttttataaaaatgaatataaactaaataaatcTAAACAATATCCCAATAAATCTTTAAGtctaaatttaaattattcaaatagGACCTTCCTGGAATCAATAAAGATGAATTCTTTAGATGAAACTTGTGATGACATTAAGAATTTACAACAACATCATAGAATTAACTGCACGTAG